One region of Primulina tabacum isolate GXHZ01 chromosome 1, ASM2559414v2, whole genome shotgun sequence genomic DNA includes:
- the LOC142551489 gene encoding MLO-like protein 10 encodes MAGGGVKEGSSRNLDQTSTWAVAGVCAVIILISIALEKILHKVGTWLTERHKKALYEALEKVKAELMILGFISLILVFSQYYIADICIPINVADTMLPCPAGYQNENKEGNHRRLLSYERRVLAGKKEPSCKEGHVSLISVDGLHQIHILIFFLAVLHVTYSAVTMALGRLKIRGWKQWEQETLSHDYEFSNDPSRFRLSHETSFVMAHSSFWTRIPFFFYIGCFCRQFFRSVGKSDYLTLRNGFITVHLAPGSKFNFQKYIKRSLEDDFKIVVGVSPVLWGSFVIFLLLNVSGWRALFWASLIPLIIILAVGTKLQAILTRMALDITDRHAVVQGMPLVQGSDKYFWFGRPQLVLHLIHFSLFQNAFQITYFFWIWYEYGIDSCFHDNINLLVVKIALGVFVLCLCSYITLPLYALIAQMGSNMKKSIFDEQTSKALKKWHMAVKKKNRGQEGRSPTRTLGDASPISLMGSPFHPTGATLQRFKTTGHSTHSLGHEENDISDIEEPSSHMTATSSLIIRTDRDDIEYETSIRGEQETKKEDDSSFVKLALQK; translated from the exons TGGTTAACTGAGAGGCACAAGAAAGCTCTTTATGAGGCATTGGAGAAGGTCAAAGCTG AGTTGATGATACTTGGTTTCATCTCCCTAATTCTAGTATTCTCCCAGTATTATATTGCTGACATCTGCATACCTATCAATGTCGCTGACACCATGCTGCCTTGTCCTGCGGGTTACCAAAATGAAAACAAGGAAGGAAACCATCGCAGGCTTTTGTCTTATGAGCGTAGAGTCTTAGCTGGGAAAAAGGAGCCTTCTTGCAAGGAG GGGCATGTCTCGCTTATATCGGTTGATGGACTGCATCAGATACACATCCTGATATTCTTTTTAGCAGTCTTGCATGTGACTTACAGTGCTGTAACAATGGCACTCGGAAGACTTAAG ATTCGTGGCTGGAAACAATGGGAGCAGGAAACTTTATCTCATGATTACGAATTTTCAAATG ATCCTTCAAGGTTCAGGCTTTCTCATGAGACATCTTTTGTGATGGCACACTCCAGTTTCTGGACCAGAATAccatttttcttttatatt GGATGCTTTTGTCGTCAATTTTTTAGGTCTGTTGGCAAATCTGACTACTTGACCCTTCGCAATGGCTTCATTACT GTTCATTTGGCACCAGGAAGCAAATTTAACTTCCAAAAGTATATCAAAAGGTCACTGGAGGACGACTTTAAGATTGTTGTGGGAGTAAG TCCAGTACTTTGGGGATCATTTGTCATATTCTTGCTCCTAAATGTTAGTG GTTGGAGGGCACTGTTTTGGGCATCCTTAATTCCTCTTATT ATAATCTTAGCTGTTGGCACGAAGCTACAAGCTATTTTGACTAGGATGGCCCTCGATATAACAGATAGACACGCAGTAGTCCAGGGCATGCCTCTTGTGCAAGGGTCAGATAAATATTTCTGGTTTGGTCGGCCTCAGTTGGTGTTGCATCTTATACACTTTTCCTTGTTTCAG AATGCATTCCAAATAACATACTTCTTCTGGATTTGG TACGAATACGGAATAGATTCTTGCTTCCATGATAATATCAACCTACTAGTTGTCAAAATTGCTTTGGG GGTTTTTGTTTTATGCTTATGCAGCTATATTACACTTCCACTCTATGCCCTTATTGCTCAG ATGGGTTCAAATATGAAGAAATCAATCTTTGATGAACAAACATCAAAGGCCCTCAAGAAGTGGCATATGGCTGTGAAAAAGAAGAACAGAGGGCAAGAAGGAAGGTCTCCTACTCGAACTCTAGGTGACGCAAGCCCCATATCTTTGATGGGATCTCCATTTCACCCGACAGGTGCCACACTTCAACGTTTCAAAACTACTGGGCACTCTACTCATTCACTTGGACATGAAGAAAATGATATATCTGATATCGAGGAGCCATCGTCGCACATGACTGCTACATCCAGCTTGATCATAAGAACTGATCGTGATGATATAGAATATGAGACAAGCATACGTGGTGAACAAGAAACTAAAAAGGAAGACGACTCCTCATTTGTGAAGCTGGCCTTGCAGAAATGA